The genomic stretch AGGAGCCGAGCGATCTCGAGGCCGGTCCAGACAGCGGCTCGGCTTCCACCCGGGCCGTTCGGGACGGCTCGCGCCTGCCCGGCCGTGGCAGTGCCGATCTGGTGCGGCTCTACCTCCAGGACATCGGCCGGGTGGACATGCTCAGCCAGGAGGAGGAGTTGCTTCTCGCCCGCCAGGTACGGGCCCGTGAGGCGCTGCTGAGCCACAGGCTGGAGAAGGCCAGTGAGCTGCCGATCCTCCAGACCATGGTCGATCTGGAGCTGGTGCGCCAGCGGCTGGCCAGCCGCCTCACCCATCAGCCCTCCCATGGCCAGTGGGCGGAAGCCTGCGACCTGCCCCTGCCTGAGCTGCGGCGTCTCCTTCAGGAGGGCCACAGGACATGGGCGACTTGCCTGGGGCTCAGCCTCGGCGATCTCCAGCAACGGCTGCTGCGCGGCCGCCGGGCCCGCGACCGCATGATCCAGGCCAACCTGCGCCTGGTGGTGGCCGTGGCCAAGAAATACCAGAAACGGGGTGTGGAGCTGCTCGATCTGGTTCAGGAGGGCACCCTCGGCCTGGAGCGCGCGGTGGAGAAGTACGACCCCACCCGCGGCTTCCGTTTCAGCACCTACGCCTACTGGTGGATCCGCCAGGGCGTCACCCGGGCGATCGCCACCCAGAGCCGCACCATTCGCCTGCCGGTCCACGTCACCGAGAAGCTGAACCGGATCAAGAAGGCCCAGCGCCAGTTCGCCAGCGACCACGGCCGCACCGCCACCCTCGCCGAGCTGGCCGAGGCCCTGCAGTGGAGTCAGGAGGCCGTGCGTCTCACGCTGCTGCGGGTGCCCCGCTCGATCTCCCTGGAGGCCAAGGTGGGCCGCGACCAGGACACCCCCCTGGGGGATCTGCTGGAGGCCACCAGCGACACCCCCGAGCAGTGCCTCACCCGCCAGCAGCTGCACAGCGACCTCGACGCCCTGCTCGATGAACTCAGCCAGAGGGAGGCCGAGGTGATCCGCCTGCGCTTCGGCCTCACAGACGACACCCCCCGCACCCTGGCCCAGATCGGCGAGGGGATGCAGCTCTCACGGGAGCGGGTGCGCCAGATCGAAACGCGGGCCCTGCACAAGCTGCGCCAGCCGGCCCGCCGCGGCCGGGTGCATGGCTACCTCGCCAGCCTGGACGGCTGACCCGGCGCTGGGCTAAACCGAAATCAGTCCGACCTGGTCCCGTGAGCAACGTCCCCCCCATCACCGCCCCTCCGATCGACATCGGCATCTCCGATGACCAGCGCCAGCAGATCGCGGCCGGTCTCGGCCGGGTGCTGGCCGACAGCTACGTCCTCTACGGCAAGACCCACGGCTTCCACTGGAACGTGACCGGGCCGATGTTCAACACGCTCCACCTGATGTTCATGGAGCAGTACACCGAGCTCTGGATGGCCCTCGATGTGATCGCCGAACGGATCCGGGCTCTGGGCTGTCCGGCCCCCTTCGGCGGTGCCCGCTTCGCGGCCCTCTCCTCGATTCCTGAAACCCAGGGCCAGCCACCGGCTCTGGAGATGGTGCGCGAGCTGGTGATGGGCCATGAAGCCGTGGCCCGCACCGCGCGCAGTCTCTTCCCCCTGGTCTCGGAAGCCGGTGATGAGCCCACCGCCGATCTGCTCACCCAGCGGCTGCAGATCCACGAGAAGACCGCCTGGATGCTGCGCAGCCTGCTCGACGCCTGAGCGGGCAGGCTCGATAGATTGATGTGTCCGCCCATGCCCGCCCACCGCCCATGGCGAAATTCGTCTTCGTCACCGGCGGTGTGGTCTCGAGCATCGGCAAGGGGATTGTGGCGGCGAGCCTGGGGCGGCTGCTCAAATCCCGGGGCTACAGCGTTTCGATCCTCAAGCTCGATCCCTACCTGAATGTGGATCCGGGCACGATGAGCCCGTATCAGCACGGCGAGGTGTTCGTCACCCAGGACGGCGCCGAGACCGACCTCGACCTGGGCCACTACGAGCGCTTCACCGACACCGCCATGTCACGCCTCAACAGCGTGACCACCGGCTCGATCTACCAGGCGGTGATCAACAAGGAACGCCGCGGGGATTACAACGGCGGCACGGTGCAGGTGATCCCCCACATCACCGGCGAGATCCGCGAGCGCATCCACCGGGTGGCCGCCGACAGCGGCGTGGATGTCGTCATCACCGAGATCGGCGGCACCGTGGGTGACATCGAATCGCTGCCGTTCCTGGAGGCCATCCGTGAGTTCCGCGGGGATGTGGGCCGCCACGATCTGGCCTACGTGCACGTCACCCTGCTGCCCTACATCGGCACCTCCGGGGAGATCAAGACCAAGCCCACCCAGCACTCGGTCAAGGAGCTGCGCTCGATCGGCATCCAGCCCGATCTGCTGGTCTGCCGCTGCGACCGGCCGATCAGCGAGGAGCTCAAGGCCAAGATCGGCGGCTTCTGCGGCGTCCAGCGCGAAGCGGTGATCGCGGCCCGCGATGCCGACAGCATCTACGCGGTGCCGATTGCCCTGGAGCGGGAGGGGCTCTGCCGTCAGGTGCTGGATGTGCTGGGGCTGGAGGATCGCGACAGTGACATGGAGCGCTGGGAGGCCCTGGTGCAGAAACTGCGCAACCCCGGTGCGGCGGTGAAGGTGGCGCTGGTGGGCAAGTACGTGCAGCTCAACGACGCCTACCTCTCGGTGGTGGAGGCCCTGCGTCACGCCTGCATCGACCGGGATGCCAGCCTCGACCTGCACTGGATCTCCGCCGAGCAGATCGAGACCCAGGGCGCCGAGGCTCTGCTGCATGGCATGGACGCGGTGGTGGTGCCGGGCGGGTTCGGTCACCGGGGCGTGGACGGGAAGGTGGCGGCGATCCGCTGGGCCCGGGAGGAGCGTGTGCCCTTCCTCGGGCTCTGCCTGGGCATGCAGTGCGCCGTGATCGAGTGGGCGCGCAATCTGGCCGGTCTGGCGGGCGCCACCAGCGCCGAGCTCGATGCCGACAGCATGCACCCCGTGATTCACCTGCTGCCGGAGCAGCAGGATGTGATCGAGCTCGGCGGCACCATGCGCCTGGGGGTTTATCCCTGCCGGCTGGCGGCGGGAACCCTCGCGGCCCGTCTGTATGGCGAGGAGGTGGTCTATGAGCGTCATCGCCACCGTTACGAGTTCAACAACGCCTACCGGAATCTCTTCCAGGCAGGCGGCTACACCATCAGTGGCTCCTCCCCCGATGGCCGTCTGGTGGAGCTGATCGAGCGTGAGGATCACCCCTTCTTCGCCGCCTGTCAGTACCACCCCGAATTCCTCTCCCGGCCAGGTAAGCCCCATCCCCTCTTCCGCGGGCTGATCGCTGCGGCGCAGCGGCAGGGGGCGGAAGCCGTGTCCCAGGAGGCACCCGTGCGGGCGTAGCCGCTGCGTGAACCGCCTGATTGGTGAGGGTTAACCCGCTTGCTGGCTGCCCAGTAAGCTGGGTAGCCAGCAAGCAAGGTGGAAGGATGAAAACGACCTTGGACCTGCCGGACCATCTTGTGCGCCAGGCCAAGCAGCGGGCCCTGCAGCAGGGCCTCACGCTCAAGGAGCTAGTGGCTGGCTACATCAGTCAGGGGCTCCATGGCGGCGCATCAGGGTCTGTGCCCCCCACCAGCGATTTGGTGACAGTGGATGGAATGGGACTTCCGGTGTTCCGCTGTGAGCCCTCCGGCAGCAAAGCGGGGATCGATCTGGCAGCGTCATTGCAACTTGAGCAGGATTGCCTGGAGCAGGAGGACCGCCGCCGTGCTGGCCTCCCTGCTTGATGTGAATGTGTGGCTGGCGGCGGCCTTCGAAGCCCATCCAGCCCATCGCAGCGCCCAATCGGTGCTGCTTGAGGCCACGCCCGCTACACCAGTCCTGCTCTGCCGTGCCACCCAGCAGAGTTTTCTGCGGCTGGCGTCCACCCCAGCGATCTTCACGGCCTACCAGAGCGCGGCGATCACGAACCTGGATGCTCTGGCTGCCCTTCAGTCTTTTCAGGCCCTGCCTCAGGTGGACCTGGTGGACGAGCCGATCGGAATCGAATCGCTCTGGTGGCGCTTGGCGGGGCTCGCTGAGGCCGCACCAAAAAGGTGGATGGACGCCTACCTGGCGGCTTTCGCGATCACCGGCTCCACCCGGATGGTCACGCTGGATCAGGATTTCCGGCAGTTCCTCGGGGCGGGGCTCGATCTGGAGCTCCTGCAGGCCGACGCCCGCAGCGGGGGTTGAGCGGAGCTGCTGTCTCGATCAGATCAAGGCTGCTGTCGGCGGTACAGCCTTGCGTTGTGCCGCTGAGCGTCCGCTCTCCGCTTCTTAAAGTGACGTGTTGTCGTGCCGTGGCCGTGCCCCCAGCCGGACTCCCGGTGGTGGAAACCTTCCACTCCCTGCAGGGCGAGGGAGTTCACGCTGGCCGCAGCGCCTTCTTCATCCGGCTGGCCGGCTGCTCGGTGGGCTGCAGCTGGTGTGACACCAAGCACTCCTGGCCGGCGGACGCCCATCCCCACCGCCACCTCCAGGATCTGGCGGCGAGCGCCGCCTTGGCGGCAGCCGAGGGTGCTGCCTTCGTGGTGATCACCGGTGGTGAACCCCTGCATCACAACCTCGATCCGCTCTGTGAGGCCCTGCGGCAAGGATTCGGCGT from Synechococcus sp. CBW1107 encodes the following:
- a CDS encoding TA system VapC family ribonuclease toxin, with translation MLASLLDVNVWLAAAFEAHPAHRSAQSVLLEATPATPVLLCRATQQSFLRLASTPAIFTAYQSAAITNLDALAALQSFQALPQVDLVDEPIGIESLWWRLAGLAEAAPKRWMDAYLAAFAITGSTRMVTLDQDFRQFLGAGLDLELLQADARSGG
- a CDS encoding Dps family protein, yielding MSNVPPITAPPIDIGISDDQRQQIAAGLGRVLADSYVLYGKTHGFHWNVTGPMFNTLHLMFMEQYTELWMALDVIAERIRALGCPAPFGGARFAALSSIPETQGQPPALEMVRELVMGHEAVARTARSLFPLVSEAGDEPTADLLTQRLQIHEKTAWMLRSLLDA
- a CDS encoding CTP synthase — its product is MAKFVFVTGGVVSSIGKGIVAASLGRLLKSRGYSVSILKLDPYLNVDPGTMSPYQHGEVFVTQDGAETDLDLGHYERFTDTAMSRLNSVTTGSIYQAVINKERRGDYNGGTVQVIPHITGEIRERIHRVAADSGVDVVITEIGGTVGDIESLPFLEAIREFRGDVGRHDLAYVHVTLLPYIGTSGEIKTKPTQHSVKELRSIGIQPDLLVCRCDRPISEELKAKIGGFCGVQREAVIAARDADSIYAVPIALEREGLCRQVLDVLGLEDRDSDMERWEALVQKLRNPGAAVKVALVGKYVQLNDAYLSVVEALRHACIDRDASLDLHWISAEQIETQGAEALLHGMDAVVVPGGFGHRGVDGKVAAIRWAREERVPFLGLCLGMQCAVIEWARNLAGLAGATSAELDADSMHPVIHLLPEQQDVIELGGTMRLGVYPCRLAAGTLAARLYGEEVVYERHRHRYEFNNAYRNLFQAGGYTISGSSPDGRLVELIEREDHPFFAACQYHPEFLSRPGKPHPLFRGLIAAAQRQGAEAVSQEAPVRA
- a CDS encoding RNA polymerase sigma factor, RpoD/SigA family, which produces MSSGSTPALPGSPELEEPSDLEAGPDSGSASTRAVRDGSRLPGRGSADLVRLYLQDIGRVDMLSQEEELLLARQVRAREALLSHRLEKASELPILQTMVDLELVRQRLASRLTHQPSHGQWAEACDLPLPELRRLLQEGHRTWATCLGLSLGDLQQRLLRGRRARDRMIQANLRLVVAVAKKYQKRGVELLDLVQEGTLGLERAVEKYDPTRGFRFSTYAYWWIRQGVTRAIATQSRTIRLPVHVTEKLNRIKKAQRQFASDHGRTATLAELAEALQWSQEAVRLTLLRVPRSISLEAKVGRDQDTPLGDLLEATSDTPEQCLTRQQLHSDLDALLDELSQREAEVIRLRFGLTDDTPRTLAQIGEGMQLSRERVRQIETRALHKLRQPARRGRVHGYLASLDG